A window of uncultured Fibrobacter sp. contains these coding sequences:
- the rfbA gene encoding glucose-1-phosphate thymidylyltransferase RfbA — MKGIVLAGGSGTRLYPLTMVTSKQLLPVYDKPMIYYPLSTLMLAGIRDILIISTPTDLPNFERLLGDGSAMGLNLSYKVQPSPDGLAQAFILGEEFIGKDCCAMVLGDNIFYGNGFSPLLKAAVKNAEEKGRASVFGYYVEDPERFGVVEFDESGKVISVEEKPKEPKSNYAITGLYFYDNRVSGFAKNQKPSARGELEITDLNRVYLDKGELDVKLLGRGFAWLDTGTMDSLIEAGEFVKMVENRQGIQISAVEEIAYINGWISKEKLLESAAKYGKSPYGQHLRKVAEGKIRY, encoded by the coding sequence ATGAAAGGAATCGTTCTCGCCGGGGGCTCCGGCACTAGGCTTTACCCGCTCACCATGGTGACGTCCAAACAGCTTCTGCCTGTTTACGACAAGCCCATGATCTACTACCCGCTTTCGACACTCATGCTCGCGGGCATCAGGGACATCCTTATCATTTCTACCCCGACGGACCTGCCGAACTTTGAACGTCTGCTCGGCGACGGTTCCGCCATGGGTCTGAACCTTTCATACAAAGTACAGCCCAGCCCCGACGGACTTGCCCAGGCATTCATCCTCGGCGAAGAATTCATCGGGAAAGATTGCTGCGCCATGGTACTCGGCGACAACATCTTCTACGGCAACGGTTTCAGCCCGCTTTTGAAGGCAGCCGTCAAGAACGCCGAAGAAAAAGGTCGCGCAAGCGTATTCGGCTATTACGTAGAAGACCCCGAACGTTTCGGCGTCGTGGAATTCGACGAAAGTGGCAAGGTCATTTCGGTCGAAGAAAAGCCGAAGGAACCCAAGAGCAACTACGCCATCACGGGCCTCTATTTCTACGACAACCGCGTATCGGGTTTTGCAAAGAACCAGAAGCCCAGCGCCCGCGGCGAACTTGAAATCACCGACCTGAACCGCGTCTACCTGGACAAGGGCGAACTCGACGTGAAACTCCTGGGCCGCGGATTTGCATGGCTCGACACCGGAACCATGGACAGCCTCATCGAAGCAGGCGAATTCGTGAAGATGGTCGAAAACCGCCAGGGCATTCAGATTAGCGCCGTCGAAGAAATCGCCTACATCAACGGATGGATCAGCAAGGAAAAGCTTTTGGAATCCGCCGCCAAGTACGGCAAGTCCCCCTACGGCCAGCACCTGCGCAAGGTCGCCGAAGGCAAAATCCGCTACTAA